From the genome of Halomonas sp. 1513, one region includes:
- a CDS encoding protein-disulfide isomerase, translating into MTSSLPALLSRLLAASLFAVSASALASTHHQLAERLTVNGEPMPVEEVRETPLSGFFEVRLENGETFYSDAAGEYFLVGDIYQNADSGLVNITEQGRNEQRAERLAGVAEQDKVVFRGAESQAVVYVFTDPTCPYCRKFHEEVPQLNAMGIEVHYLAFPRSGLNAEGGRILQQIWCADSGSEAMTDAKREVRLDNGHGCDNPVEDQYHLGLDVGVQGTPAIILPDGRMVPGYVPAERLAEMLEINQ; encoded by the coding sequence GTCATCACTGCCTGCCCTGCTGAGCCGCCTGCTGGCCGCCTCCCTGTTCGCCGTCAGCGCCTCTGCGCTGGCCTCCACCCATCATCAGCTGGCCGAGCGGCTGACCGTCAACGGCGAGCCGATGCCGGTGGAGGAGGTGCGCGAGACGCCGCTGTCGGGCTTTTTCGAGGTGCGCCTGGAGAACGGCGAAACCTTCTACAGCGATGCGGCGGGCGAGTATTTCCTGGTCGGCGATATCTACCAGAACGCCGACAGCGGCCTGGTCAACATTACCGAGCAGGGGCGCAATGAACAGCGGGCCGAGCGCCTGGCGGGCGTTGCCGAGCAGGACAAGGTGGTATTCCGCGGCGCCGAAAGCCAGGCGGTGGTCTATGTCTTCACCGACCCGACCTGCCCTTACTGCCGCAAATTCCACGAAGAGGTGCCGCAGCTCAACGCCATGGGCATCGAGGTGCACTATCTGGCCTTTCCGCGCTCGGGGTTGAATGCCGAGGGGGGGCGTATCCTGCAGCAGATCTGGTGTGCCGACAGCGGCAGCGAAGCGATGACTGACGCCAAGCGTGAAGTTCGTCTCGACAATGGTCATGGCTGCGACAATCCGGTCGAGGACCAGTATCATCTGGGTCTGGATGTCGGCGTCCAGGGTACGCCGGCGATCATCCTGCCAGATGGCCGCATGGTGCCGGGCTACGTGCCCGCCGAGCGCCTGGCCGAGATGCTCGAGATCAATCAGTAA
- a CDS encoding homoserine dehydrogenase (catalyzes the formation of L-aspartate 4-semialdehyde from L-homoserine): MKPVRVGICGLGTVGGGTFNVLTRNADDIARRAGRPIVIEQVAMRRDNPDCDTTGVKTTGDVFEVARNPDIDVLVELIGGYDVARELVLTAIEHGKHVVTANKALIAVHGNEIFQAAHEKGVIVAFEAAVAGGIPVIKSLREGLGANRIQWLAGIINGTGNYILTHMRDEGRAFEDVLAEAQALGYAEADPTFDIEGIDAAHKLTILASIAYGVPLQFEKAYTEGISRITSEDIEQADNLGYTIKHLGISKRTDDGFELRVHPTLIPKERLLANVHGVKNAIAIMGDAVGPTLYYGAGAGSEPTASAVVADLLDVARDITTAHRYRVPYLAFGGITDVENNLPMLPMEEIVTAYYLRLLAVDRPGVLARVATILSEQGISIEAIIQKEATEGELVPIILLTHRTREKNMNDAIRQLESLADIAGPLTRIRVESLDEQE, translated from the coding sequence TTGAAACCGGTGAGAGTGGGAATCTGTGGTTTGGGGACCGTCGGCGGTGGCACCTTCAACGTGCTGACGCGCAACGCCGACGACATCGCGCGGCGAGCCGGGCGGCCGATCGTCATCGAACAGGTGGCGATGCGTCGTGACAATCCGGACTGCGATACCACCGGCGTCAAGACCACCGGCGACGTCTTCGAGGTGGCGCGCAACCCCGATATCGACGTGCTGGTCGAGCTGATCGGCGGCTACGACGTGGCCCGCGAGCTGGTACTCACCGCCATCGAGCACGGCAAGCACGTGGTTACCGCCAACAAGGCGCTGATCGCCGTACACGGCAACGAGATCTTCCAGGCCGCCCACGAGAAGGGCGTGATCGTCGCCTTCGAGGCGGCGGTGGCAGGCGGCATCCCGGTCATCAAGTCGCTGCGCGAGGGGCTGGGGGCCAACCGCATCCAGTGGCTGGCCGGCATCATCAACGGCACCGGCAACTACATCCTCACCCATATGCGCGATGAGGGCCGTGCCTTCGAAGACGTGCTGGCCGAGGCCCAGGCGCTGGGCTATGCCGAAGCCGATCCGACCTTCGACATCGAGGGCATCGACGCCGCCCACAAGCTGACCATTCTCGCCTCGATCGCCTACGGCGTGCCGCTGCAGTTCGAGAAGGCTTATACCGAGGGCATCTCGCGGATCACCTCGGAAGACATCGAGCAGGCCGATAACCTCGGCTACACCATCAAGCACTTGGGCATCTCCAAGCGAACCGACGACGGCTTCGAGCTGCGCGTACATCCCACCCTGATTCCCAAGGAGCGGTTGCTGGCCAACGTGCACGGCGTCAAGAACGCCATCGCGATAATGGGCGATGCGGTTGGCCCGACCCTCTACTACGGCGCCGGCGCGGGTTCCGAGCCGACCGCCTCGGCGGTGGTCGCCGACCTGCTCGATGTGGCCCGCGACATCACCACCGCCCACCGCTACCGGGTGCCCTACTTGGCGTTTGGCGGGATTACCGATGTCGAGAATAACCTGCCGATGCTGCCCATGGAGGAGATCGTCACCGCCTACTACCTGCGGCTGCTGGCGGTGGACCGCCCCGGGGTGCTGGCGCGGGTGGCGACGATCCTCTCCGAGCAGGGCATCTCGATCGAGGCGATCATCCAGAAAGAGGCTACCGAGGGCGAGCTGGTGCCGATCATCCTGCTTACCCACCGCACCCGCGAGAAGAACATGAACGACGCCATCCGTCAGCTCGAGTCGCTGGCCGATATCGCCGGTCCGCTGACCCGCATCCGCGTCGAATCGCTGGACGAGCAGGAATAA